From the Periophthalmus magnuspinnatus isolate fPerMag1 chromosome 1, fPerMag1.2.pri, whole genome shotgun sequence genome, one window contains:
- the zgc:195282 gene encoding cysteine-rich protein 1, whose amino-acid sequence MVSYCPICGKPVYFGERKRSLGRDYHPLCLKCQKCNRQLNAGQHAEYDDKPYCSYCYLKMFGPKGNR is encoded by the exons ATGGTTAGCTACTGTCCAATCTGTGGGAAGCCAGTCTACTTTG GAGAAAGGAAGAGATCCTTAGGAAGAGACTACCACCCACTGTGTCTCAAATGTCAAAAGTGTAACAGACAACTCAATGCTGGACAACATGCAGAG tATGATGACAAGCCATACTGCTCCTATTGCTACTTAAAGATGTTTGGTCCTAAAG GTAACAGGTAA
- the htra3a gene encoding serine protease HTRA3a isoform X1, which translates to MQLLLFAVVFLFFNDLSGADKCASSCDVSSCPSPSCPGVYVPDRCNCCLVCSPGEGDPCGRKNDLPCGAGLECRRLSAGRRRGSRGTCTCRSHHPVCASDGKTYPNVCKMRAANRKAQHRGRTEVKLKHKGACGSLSSGGTTPGPKPQEHPSSPRFKFNFIADVVERIAPAVVHIELFVRHPLFGRHMRLSSGSGFIVTHAGVIVTNAHVVTTSSSSVTGRPQLRVQLHDGDTYEAVLRDVDKKTDIATIKITPQQKKLPVLSLGPSSDLRPGEFVVAIGSPFALQNTVTTGIISTAQRDGKELGIKDSDMDYIQTDAIINYGNSGGPLVNLDGEVIGINTLKVTAGISFAIPSDRISRFLTESHIKHKKSRGSKVIRKKEKLRLQRFTSEPQSDEDTSHVKRRFLGIRMLTITDDLVAELQHLNPHFPLVSHGVLVQQVLPNSPAESGGLKDGDIIIKLNGQPVWSIDDIWQALQGHHALLFEILRGHETLLFHIDPQQ; encoded by the exons ATGCAGTTACTGTTATTCgcagttgtttttcttttcttcaacGACTTAAGCGGAGCAGACAAGTGCGCGTCCTCGTGTGATGTGAGCTCGTGTCCGAGTCCCAGCTGTCCGGGGGTCTATGTCCCAGACCGGTGTAACTGCTGCCTGGTGTGCTCCCCGGGAGAGGGGGACCCCTGCGGCCGGAAAAACGACCTGCCCTGCGGAGCCGGGCTGGAGTGCAGGCGGCTGAGCGCGGGGAGACGGCGGGGCTCCAGAGGAACATGCACGTGTCGGAGCCACCATCCAGTGTGCGCCAGTGACGGCAAAACTTACCCCAATGTGTGCAAGATGAGAGCGGCCAACCGGAAAGCCCAGCACAGAGGCAGAACGGAAGTCAAACTGAAGCACAAAGGAGCCTGTGGCAGCCTGAGCTCAGGTGGGACAACGCCAG GTCCCAAACCACAAGAACATCCCAGCAGTCCTCGCTTCAAGTTCAATTTTATTGCTGATGTTGTGGAGCGGATAGCCCCTGCAGTGGTTCACATTGAACTTTTTGTGAG ACACCCTTTGTTTGGCCGCCACATGCGTCTGTCCAGTGGCTCTGGGTTCATTGTGACTCACGCTGGTGTGATTGTCACTAATGCTCACGTTGTGACCACATCCAGCTCCTCAGTGACCGGCCGACCACAGCTGCGCGTTCAACTTCACGATGGAGACACTTATGAAGCTGTGCTCAGAGATGTGGACAAGAAGACGGACATAGCCACAATCAAGATTACTCCCCAA CAGAAGAAGCTCCCTGTTCTCTCTTTGGGTCCCTCCTCAGACCTTAGACCAGGGGAGTTTGTGGTTGCCATCGGCAGCCCCTTCGCTCTCCAGAACACGGTGACAACGGGCATCATCAGCACCGCCCAGAGAGACGGGAAGGAGCTGGGCATTAAGGATTCAGACATGGACTATATCCAGACAGACGCCATCATCAAT TATGGAAATTCAGGAGGGCCCCTTGTGAATTTG GACGGAGAAGTGATCGGCATAAACACGCTGAAAGTCACTGCTGGGATCTCCTTTGCTATTCCCTCAGACCGGATCAGCCGCTTCCTCACCGAGTCTCACATCAAACACAAGAAGAGtcgagggtcaaaggtcatcagGAAAAAAG AAAAGTTAAGACTGCAACGATTTACGAGCGAACCACAGTCTGATGAAG ACACCTCACATGTAAAAAGGAGATTTCTAGGGATCAGGATGCTCACAATTACAGATga tCTAGTCGCTGAGTTACAACACTTGAACCCTCATTTTCCTCTGGTCAGTCATGGAGTTCTAGTGCAACAGGTTCTTCCTAACTCTCCAGCTGAGAG TGGAGGGCTGAAGGACGGGGATATAATCATCAAATTAAACGGACAACCAGTCTGGAGCATCGACGACATCTGGCAGGCTTTACAAGGTCATCACGCCCTCCTGTTTGAGATTCTGCGAGGCCATGAGACGCTTCTCTTCCACATCGACCCACAACAGTGA
- the htra3a gene encoding serine protease HTRA3a isoform X4 — translation MQLLLFAVVFLFFNDLSGADKCASSCDVSSCPSPSCPGVYVPDRCNCCLVCSPGEGDPCGRKNDLPCGAGLECRRLSAGRRRGSRGTCTCRSHHPVCASDGKTYPNVCKMRAANRKAQHRGRTEVKLKHKGACGSLSSGPKPQEHPSSPRFKFNFIADVVERIAPAVVHIELFVRHPLFGRHMRLSSGSGFIVTHAGVIVTNAHVVTTSSSSVTGRPQLRVQLHDGDTYEAVLRDVDKKTDIATIKITPQQKKLPVLSLGPSSDLRPGEFVVAIGSPFALQNTVTTGIISTAQRDGKELGIKDSDMDYIQTDAIINYGNSGGPLVNLDGEVIGINTLKVTAGISFAIPSDRISRFLTESHIKHKKSRGSKVIRKKEKLRLQRFTSEPQSDEDTSHVKRRFLGIRMLTITDDLVAELQHLNPHFPLVSHGVLVQQVLPNSPAESGGLKDGDIIIKLNGQPVWSIDDIWQALQGHHALLFEILRGHETLLFHIDPQQ, via the exons ATGCAGTTACTGTTATTCgcagttgtttttcttttcttcaacGACTTAAGCGGAGCAGACAAGTGCGCGTCCTCGTGTGATGTGAGCTCGTGTCCGAGTCCCAGCTGTCCGGGGGTCTATGTCCCAGACCGGTGTAACTGCTGCCTGGTGTGCTCCCCGGGAGAGGGGGACCCCTGCGGCCGGAAAAACGACCTGCCCTGCGGAGCCGGGCTGGAGTGCAGGCGGCTGAGCGCGGGGAGACGGCGGGGCTCCAGAGGAACATGCACGTGTCGGAGCCACCATCCAGTGTGCGCCAGTGACGGCAAAACTTACCCCAATGTGTGCAAGATGAGAGCGGCCAACCGGAAAGCCCAGCACAGAGGCAGAACGGAAGTCAAACTGAAGCACAAAGGAGCCTGTGGCAGCCTGAGCTCAG GTCCCAAACCACAAGAACATCCCAGCAGTCCTCGCTTCAAGTTCAATTTTATTGCTGATGTTGTGGAGCGGATAGCCCCTGCAGTGGTTCACATTGAACTTTTTGTGAG ACACCCTTTGTTTGGCCGCCACATGCGTCTGTCCAGTGGCTCTGGGTTCATTGTGACTCACGCTGGTGTGATTGTCACTAATGCTCACGTTGTGACCACATCCAGCTCCTCAGTGACCGGCCGACCACAGCTGCGCGTTCAACTTCACGATGGAGACACTTATGAAGCTGTGCTCAGAGATGTGGACAAGAAGACGGACATAGCCACAATCAAGATTACTCCCCAA CAGAAGAAGCTCCCTGTTCTCTCTTTGGGTCCCTCCTCAGACCTTAGACCAGGGGAGTTTGTGGTTGCCATCGGCAGCCCCTTCGCTCTCCAGAACACGGTGACAACGGGCATCATCAGCACCGCCCAGAGAGACGGGAAGGAGCTGGGCATTAAGGATTCAGACATGGACTATATCCAGACAGACGCCATCATCAAT TATGGAAATTCAGGAGGGCCCCTTGTGAATTTG GACGGAGAAGTGATCGGCATAAACACGCTGAAAGTCACTGCTGGGATCTCCTTTGCTATTCCCTCAGACCGGATCAGCCGCTTCCTCACCGAGTCTCACATCAAACACAAGAAGAGtcgagggtcaaaggtcatcagGAAAAAAG AAAAGTTAAGACTGCAACGATTTACGAGCGAACCACAGTCTGATGAAG ACACCTCACATGTAAAAAGGAGATTTCTAGGGATCAGGATGCTCACAATTACAGATga tCTAGTCGCTGAGTTACAACACTTGAACCCTCATTTTCCTCTGGTCAGTCATGGAGTTCTAGTGCAACAGGTTCTTCCTAACTCTCCAGCTGAGAG TGGAGGGCTGAAGGACGGGGATATAATCATCAAATTAAACGGACAACCAGTCTGGAGCATCGACGACATCTGGCAGGCTTTACAAGGTCATCACGCCCTCCTGTTTGAGATTCTGCGAGGCCATGAGACGCTTCTCTTCCACATCGACCCACAACAGTGA
- the pi4k2b gene encoding phosphatidylinositol 4-kinase type 2-beta encodes MMLECDPTETEGEPGLDSTGTAAECNFPPEHTQAVLFDKNRIGLGFAVNPGGAVRISDSRESVLTELETDGSGEEALLLPCLSGSSASPRPVREKRGHRNRHSSSSDKDTLASPGTHHGDVNHFPDDPEFADIIQRAEQAIENGVNPERISQGSSGSYFVKDPKGKIIGVFKPKSEEPYGHLNPKWTKYFHKLCCPCCFGRGCLLPNQGYLSEAAASLVDSKLGLGVVPKTKVVYLASETFHYSAIDRAKSRGKKYALEKVPKVGRRFHRVGLPPKVGSFQLFVEGYREADYWLRRFEAEPLPENIRKQLQSQFERLVVLDYVIRNTDRGNDNWLIKYEKPGDGEEEKGAEWPESSTDSCIKIAAIDNGLAFPFKHPDEWRAYPFHWAWLPQAKVAFSQETRDLVLSRLSDMNFVQDLCEDLYEMFKTDKGFDKTMFERQMSVMRGQVLNLTQALKDGKSPIQLVQMPRVVVERSRSGGQGRVVTLGNAFTQTFHCKRPFFSSW; translated from the exons ATGATGTTAGAATGCGACCCGACAGAGACAGAAGGCGAGCCCGGGCTGGACAGCACTGGGACAGCGGCGGAGTGTAACTTTCCCCCTGAACATACACAAGCGGTGTTATTTGACAAGAACCGGATAGGGCTTGGGTTTGCGGTGAACCCCGGGGGCGCTGTTCGTATTTCGGACTCTCGGGAGAGCGTCTTGACGGAGTTGGAGACAGACGGTTCCGGGGAAGAGGCGCTGCTGTTGCCGTGTCTTTCAGGAAGCTCTGCGTCTCCACGGCCAGTGCGGGAGAAGAGGGGACACCGCAACAGACACAGCTCATCTTCGGATAAGGACACCTTGGCCTCCCCAG GTACCCATCACGGTGATGTCAACCATTTTCCAGATGATCCAGAGTTTGCAGATATCATCCAAAGGGCCGAGCAAGCGATTGAGAATGGTGTTAATCCAGAGAGGATTTCCCAAGGTTCAAGCGGGAGCTATTTTGTCAAGGATCCTAAAGGG AAAATCATTGGTGTTTTTAAACCAAAGTCTGAGGAACCCTATGGTCACCTAAACCCCAAATGGACCAAATACTTTCACAAG TTGTGTTGTCCGTGTTGTTTTGGTCGAGGCTGCTTGTTGCCAAATCAAGGTTACCTGTCAGAAGCTGCTGCCTCATTGGTTGATTCTAAGCTCGGCCTTGGTGTAGTGCCCAAAACCAAG GTCGTGTACCTGGCCAGCGAGACCTTCCATTACAGTGCGATAGACCGAGCCAAATCCAGAGGAAAGAAGTACGCTTTAGAGAAGGTTCCTAAAGTTGGACGTCGCTTCCATAGAGTGGGTCTGCCTCCTAAG GTCGGCTCATTTCAGCTGTTTGTGGAGGGGTACCGTGAAGCGGATTACTGGCTCCGCCGTTTTGAGGCAGAGCCGCTGCCAGAGAACATCAGGAAGCAGCTGCAATCTCAGTTTGAGCGCTTGGTCGTGTTGGATTATGTCATCAGAAACACAG ATCGTGGAAATGACAACTGGTTGATCAAGTATGAGAAGCCAGGTGATGGTGAAGAGGAAAAG GGGGCAGAGTGGCCTGAGAGTAGCACGGACTCTTGCATCAAAATTGCAGCGATTGACAACGGCCTGGCATTCCCCTTTAAGCACCCGGATGAGTGGAGAGCTT ACCCTTTCCACTGGGCTTGGCTCCCTCAGGCTAAAGTGGCCTTCTCTCAAGAAACCCGAGACTTGGTTCTGTCGCGTCTCTCAGATATGAACTTTGTACAAGACCTTTGTGAAGACCTCTATGAGATGTTCAAG ACGGATAAAGGTTTTGACAAGACCATGTTTGAGAGACAAATGTCTGTGATGAGGGGGcag GTGTTGAACCTTACCCAGGCCCTGAAGGACGGAAAGAGCCCGATCCAGCTTGTGCAGATGCCCCGCGTGGTGGTAGAGCGCAGTCGGTCTGGAGGTCAGGGCCGCGTGGTGACTCTGGGCAATGCCTTCACACAGACTTTTCACTGCAAACGCCCGTTCTTCTCCTCCTGGTAG
- the htra3a gene encoding serine protease HTRA3a isoform X2, giving the protein MQLLLFAVVFLFFNDLSGADKCASSCDVSSCPSPSCPGVYVPDRCNCCLVCSPGEGDPCGRKNDLPCGAGLECRRLSAGRRRGSRGTCTCRSHHPVCASDGKTYPNVCKMRAANRKAQHRGRTEVKLKHKGACGSLSSGGTTPGPKPQEHPSSPRFKFNFIADVVERIAPAVVHIELFVRHPLFGRHMRLSSGSGFIVTHAGVIVTNAHVVTTSSSSVTGRPQLRVQLHDGDTYEAVLRDVDKKTDIATIKITPQKKLPVLSLGPSSDLRPGEFVVAIGSPFALQNTVTTGIISTAQRDGKELGIKDSDMDYIQTDAIINYGNSGGPLVNLDGEVIGINTLKVTAGISFAIPSDRISRFLTESHIKHKKSRGSKVIRKKEKLRLQRFTSEPQSDEDTSHVKRRFLGIRMLTITDDLVAELQHLNPHFPLVSHGVLVQQVLPNSPAESGGLKDGDIIIKLNGQPVWSIDDIWQALQGHHALLFEILRGHETLLFHIDPQQ; this is encoded by the exons ATGCAGTTACTGTTATTCgcagttgtttttcttttcttcaacGACTTAAGCGGAGCAGACAAGTGCGCGTCCTCGTGTGATGTGAGCTCGTGTCCGAGTCCCAGCTGTCCGGGGGTCTATGTCCCAGACCGGTGTAACTGCTGCCTGGTGTGCTCCCCGGGAGAGGGGGACCCCTGCGGCCGGAAAAACGACCTGCCCTGCGGAGCCGGGCTGGAGTGCAGGCGGCTGAGCGCGGGGAGACGGCGGGGCTCCAGAGGAACATGCACGTGTCGGAGCCACCATCCAGTGTGCGCCAGTGACGGCAAAACTTACCCCAATGTGTGCAAGATGAGAGCGGCCAACCGGAAAGCCCAGCACAGAGGCAGAACGGAAGTCAAACTGAAGCACAAAGGAGCCTGTGGCAGCCTGAGCTCAGGTGGGACAACGCCAG GTCCCAAACCACAAGAACATCCCAGCAGTCCTCGCTTCAAGTTCAATTTTATTGCTGATGTTGTGGAGCGGATAGCCCCTGCAGTGGTTCACATTGAACTTTTTGTGAG ACACCCTTTGTTTGGCCGCCACATGCGTCTGTCCAGTGGCTCTGGGTTCATTGTGACTCACGCTGGTGTGATTGTCACTAATGCTCACGTTGTGACCACATCCAGCTCCTCAGTGACCGGCCGACCACAGCTGCGCGTTCAACTTCACGATGGAGACACTTATGAAGCTGTGCTCAGAGATGTGGACAAGAAGACGGACATAGCCACAATCAAGATTACTCCCCAA AAGAAGCTCCCTGTTCTCTCTTTGGGTCCCTCCTCAGACCTTAGACCAGGGGAGTTTGTGGTTGCCATCGGCAGCCCCTTCGCTCTCCAGAACACGGTGACAACGGGCATCATCAGCACCGCCCAGAGAGACGGGAAGGAGCTGGGCATTAAGGATTCAGACATGGACTATATCCAGACAGACGCCATCATCAAT TATGGAAATTCAGGAGGGCCCCTTGTGAATTTG GACGGAGAAGTGATCGGCATAAACACGCTGAAAGTCACTGCTGGGATCTCCTTTGCTATTCCCTCAGACCGGATCAGCCGCTTCCTCACCGAGTCTCACATCAAACACAAGAAGAGtcgagggtcaaaggtcatcagGAAAAAAG AAAAGTTAAGACTGCAACGATTTACGAGCGAACCACAGTCTGATGAAG ACACCTCACATGTAAAAAGGAGATTTCTAGGGATCAGGATGCTCACAATTACAGATga tCTAGTCGCTGAGTTACAACACTTGAACCCTCATTTTCCTCTGGTCAGTCATGGAGTTCTAGTGCAACAGGTTCTTCCTAACTCTCCAGCTGAGAG TGGAGGGCTGAAGGACGGGGATATAATCATCAAATTAAACGGACAACCAGTCTGGAGCATCGACGACATCTGGCAGGCTTTACAAGGTCATCACGCCCTCCTGTTTGAGATTCTGCGAGGCCATGAGACGCTTCTCTTCCACATCGACCCACAACAGTGA
- the htra3a gene encoding serine protease HTRA3a isoform X3 yields the protein MQLLLFAVVFLFFNDLSGADKCASSCDVSSCPSPSCPGVYVPDRCNCCLVCSPGEGDPCGRKNDLPCGAGLECRRLSAGRRRGSRGTCTCRSHHPVCASDGKTYPNVCKMRAANRKAQHRGRTEVKLKHKGACGSLSSGGTTPGPKPQEHPSSPRFKFNFIADVVERIAPAVVHIELFVRHPLFGRHMRLSSGSGFIVTHAGVIVTNAHVVTTSSSSVTGRPQLRVQLHDGDTYEAVLRDVDKKTDIATIKITPQQKKLPVLSLGPSSDLRPGEFVVAIGSPFALQNTVTTGIISTAQRDGKELGIKDSDMDYIQTDAIINYGNSGGPLVNLDGEVIGINTLKVTAGISFAIPSDRISRFLTESHIKHKKSRGSKVIRKKEKLRLQRFTSEPQSDEVKRRFLGIRMLTITDDLVAELQHLNPHFPLVSHGVLVQQVLPNSPAESGGLKDGDIIIKLNGQPVWSIDDIWQALQGHHALLFEILRGHETLLFHIDPQQ from the exons ATGCAGTTACTGTTATTCgcagttgtttttcttttcttcaacGACTTAAGCGGAGCAGACAAGTGCGCGTCCTCGTGTGATGTGAGCTCGTGTCCGAGTCCCAGCTGTCCGGGGGTCTATGTCCCAGACCGGTGTAACTGCTGCCTGGTGTGCTCCCCGGGAGAGGGGGACCCCTGCGGCCGGAAAAACGACCTGCCCTGCGGAGCCGGGCTGGAGTGCAGGCGGCTGAGCGCGGGGAGACGGCGGGGCTCCAGAGGAACATGCACGTGTCGGAGCCACCATCCAGTGTGCGCCAGTGACGGCAAAACTTACCCCAATGTGTGCAAGATGAGAGCGGCCAACCGGAAAGCCCAGCACAGAGGCAGAACGGAAGTCAAACTGAAGCACAAAGGAGCCTGTGGCAGCCTGAGCTCAGGTGGGACAACGCCAG GTCCCAAACCACAAGAACATCCCAGCAGTCCTCGCTTCAAGTTCAATTTTATTGCTGATGTTGTGGAGCGGATAGCCCCTGCAGTGGTTCACATTGAACTTTTTGTGAG ACACCCTTTGTTTGGCCGCCACATGCGTCTGTCCAGTGGCTCTGGGTTCATTGTGACTCACGCTGGTGTGATTGTCACTAATGCTCACGTTGTGACCACATCCAGCTCCTCAGTGACCGGCCGACCACAGCTGCGCGTTCAACTTCACGATGGAGACACTTATGAAGCTGTGCTCAGAGATGTGGACAAGAAGACGGACATAGCCACAATCAAGATTACTCCCCAA CAGAAGAAGCTCCCTGTTCTCTCTTTGGGTCCCTCCTCAGACCTTAGACCAGGGGAGTTTGTGGTTGCCATCGGCAGCCCCTTCGCTCTCCAGAACACGGTGACAACGGGCATCATCAGCACCGCCCAGAGAGACGGGAAGGAGCTGGGCATTAAGGATTCAGACATGGACTATATCCAGACAGACGCCATCATCAAT TATGGAAATTCAGGAGGGCCCCTTGTGAATTTG GACGGAGAAGTGATCGGCATAAACACGCTGAAAGTCACTGCTGGGATCTCCTTTGCTATTCCCTCAGACCGGATCAGCCGCTTCCTCACCGAGTCTCACATCAAACACAAGAAGAGtcgagggtcaaaggtcatcagGAAAAAAG AAAAGTTAAGACTGCAACGATTTACGAGCGAACCACAGTCTGATGAAG TAAAAAGGAGATTTCTAGGGATCAGGATGCTCACAATTACAGATga tCTAGTCGCTGAGTTACAACACTTGAACCCTCATTTTCCTCTGGTCAGTCATGGAGTTCTAGTGCAACAGGTTCTTCCTAACTCTCCAGCTGAGAG TGGAGGGCTGAAGGACGGGGATATAATCATCAAATTAAACGGACAACCAGTCTGGAGCATCGACGACATCTGGCAGGCTTTACAAGGTCATCACGCCCTCCTGTTTGAGATTCTGCGAGGCCATGAGACGCTTCTCTTCCACATCGACCCACAACAGTGA
- the htra3a gene encoding serine protease HTRA3a isoform X5, with amino-acid sequence MQLLLFAVVFLFFNDLSGADKCASSCDVSSCPSPSCPGVYVPDRCNCCLVCSPGEGDPCGRKNDLPCGAGLECRRLSAGRRRGSRGTCTCRSHHPVCASDGKTYPNVCKMRAANRKAQHRGRTEVKLKHKGACGSLSSGPKPQEHPSSPRFKFNFIADVVERIAPAVVHIELFVRHPLFGRHMRLSSGSGFIVTHAGVIVTNAHVVTTSSSSVTGRPQLRVQLHDGDTYEAVLRDVDKKTDIATIKITPQKKLPVLSLGPSSDLRPGEFVVAIGSPFALQNTVTTGIISTAQRDGKELGIKDSDMDYIQTDAIINYGNSGGPLVNLDGEVIGINTLKVTAGISFAIPSDRISRFLTESHIKHKKSRGSKVIRKKEKLRLQRFTSEPQSDEDTSHVKRRFLGIRMLTITDDLVAELQHLNPHFPLVSHGVLVQQVLPNSPAESGGLKDGDIIIKLNGQPVWSIDDIWQALQGHHALLFEILRGHETLLFHIDPQQ; translated from the exons ATGCAGTTACTGTTATTCgcagttgtttttcttttcttcaacGACTTAAGCGGAGCAGACAAGTGCGCGTCCTCGTGTGATGTGAGCTCGTGTCCGAGTCCCAGCTGTCCGGGGGTCTATGTCCCAGACCGGTGTAACTGCTGCCTGGTGTGCTCCCCGGGAGAGGGGGACCCCTGCGGCCGGAAAAACGACCTGCCCTGCGGAGCCGGGCTGGAGTGCAGGCGGCTGAGCGCGGGGAGACGGCGGGGCTCCAGAGGAACATGCACGTGTCGGAGCCACCATCCAGTGTGCGCCAGTGACGGCAAAACTTACCCCAATGTGTGCAAGATGAGAGCGGCCAACCGGAAAGCCCAGCACAGAGGCAGAACGGAAGTCAAACTGAAGCACAAAGGAGCCTGTGGCAGCCTGAGCTCAG GTCCCAAACCACAAGAACATCCCAGCAGTCCTCGCTTCAAGTTCAATTTTATTGCTGATGTTGTGGAGCGGATAGCCCCTGCAGTGGTTCACATTGAACTTTTTGTGAG ACACCCTTTGTTTGGCCGCCACATGCGTCTGTCCAGTGGCTCTGGGTTCATTGTGACTCACGCTGGTGTGATTGTCACTAATGCTCACGTTGTGACCACATCCAGCTCCTCAGTGACCGGCCGACCACAGCTGCGCGTTCAACTTCACGATGGAGACACTTATGAAGCTGTGCTCAGAGATGTGGACAAGAAGACGGACATAGCCACAATCAAGATTACTCCCCAA AAGAAGCTCCCTGTTCTCTCTTTGGGTCCCTCCTCAGACCTTAGACCAGGGGAGTTTGTGGTTGCCATCGGCAGCCCCTTCGCTCTCCAGAACACGGTGACAACGGGCATCATCAGCACCGCCCAGAGAGACGGGAAGGAGCTGGGCATTAAGGATTCAGACATGGACTATATCCAGACAGACGCCATCATCAAT TATGGAAATTCAGGAGGGCCCCTTGTGAATTTG GACGGAGAAGTGATCGGCATAAACACGCTGAAAGTCACTGCTGGGATCTCCTTTGCTATTCCCTCAGACCGGATCAGCCGCTTCCTCACCGAGTCTCACATCAAACACAAGAAGAGtcgagggtcaaaggtcatcagGAAAAAAG AAAAGTTAAGACTGCAACGATTTACGAGCGAACCACAGTCTGATGAAG ACACCTCACATGTAAAAAGGAGATTTCTAGGGATCAGGATGCTCACAATTACAGATga tCTAGTCGCTGAGTTACAACACTTGAACCCTCATTTTCCTCTGGTCAGTCATGGAGTTCTAGTGCAACAGGTTCTTCCTAACTCTCCAGCTGAGAG TGGAGGGCTGAAGGACGGGGATATAATCATCAAATTAAACGGACAACCAGTCTGGAGCATCGACGACATCTGGCAGGCTTTACAAGGTCATCACGCCCTCCTGTTTGAGATTCTGCGAGGCCATGAGACGCTTCTCTTCCACATCGACCCACAACAGTGA